One part of the Humulus lupulus chromosome 9, drHumLupu1.1, whole genome shotgun sequence genome encodes these proteins:
- the LOC133799829 gene encoding peroxisomal ATPase PEX1-like encodes MWICSRPDLLDAALLRPGRLDRLLFCDFPSQGERLEILRVLSRKLPLASDVDLDAIAHMTEGFSGADLQALLSDAQLEAVHDLLGGESMHEPGKKPVITDALLKSTASRARPSVSEAEKQRLFGIYSQFLDSKRSLAAQSRNAKGKRATLA; translated from the exons ATGTGGATATG CAGTAGACCAGATTTACTCGATGCTGCACTTTTAAGACCTGGTAGGCTAGATCGCCTTCTTTTCTGTGATTTTCCATCTCAAGGTGAAAGGTTGGAGATTCTACGTGTTCTCTCTAGAAAG CTACCATTGGCCAGTGATGTTGATTTAGATGCCATAGCTCATATGACTGAAGGTTTTAGCGGAGCTGACCTTCAAGCATTGCTCTCAGATGCACAGCTTGAAGCTGTTCATGACCTTCTGGGTGGTGAAAGCATGCATGAACCAGGGAAAAAGCCAGTAATTACTGATGCTCTCTTAAAGTCTACTGCTTCCCGGGCAAGACCATCTGTTTCGGAAGCAGAAAAGCAACGCCTCTTTGGAATTTACAGCCAGTTTTTGGATTCCAAGAGATCTCTTGCTGCACAG TCGAGAAATGCAAAAGGCAAGAGAGCAACATTAGCGTAA